In Oryza brachyantha chromosome 2, ObraRS2, whole genome shotgun sequence, a single window of DNA contains:
- the LOC102706819 gene encoding hydroxycinnamoyltransferase 2, with protein MKISVRGSTMVRPAEETPRQRLWNSSLDLVVPRFHTPSVYFFRRGAEAEGGSYFDGERMRRALAEALVPFYPMAGRLAHDEDGRVEIDCNGEGVLFVEADAPGATVDDFGDFAPTMDLKRLIPTVDYTDGISSFPILVLQVTHFKCGGVALGVGMQHHVADGFSGLHFINAWADLCRGVPIAVMPFIDRTLVRARDPPAPSHPHVEYQPAPAMLASEPPQALTAKPAPPPTAVDIFKLSRPDLGRLRSQLPRGEGAPRFSTYAVLAAHVWRCASLARGLPAEQPTKLYCATDGRQRLQPPLPEGYFGNVIFTATPLAEAGRVTGSLADGAATIQSALDRMDNGYCRSALDYLELQPDLSALVRGAHTFRCPNLGLTSWVRLPIHDADFGWGRPVFMGPGGIAYEGLAFVLPSANGDGSLSVAISLQAEHMEKFRKLIFDF; from the exons ATGAAGATCAGCGTGCGGGGGTCGACGATGGTgcggccggcggaggagaCGCCGCGGCAGCGGCTGTGGAACTCCAGCCTCGACCTGGTCGTGCCGCGGTTCCACACGCCGAGCGTCTACTTCttccggcgcggcgcggaggcggagggcggGAGCTACTTCGACGGGGAGAGGATGCGGCGGGCGCTGGCGGAGGCGCTGGTGCCGTTCTACCCGATGGCCGGGCGGCTGGCGCACGACGAGGACGGCCGCGTGGAGATCGACTGCAACGGGGAAGGGGTGCTGTTCGTGGAGGCCGACGCGCCGGGCGCCACCGTTGACGACTTCGGCGACTTCGCGCCCACCATGGACCTCAAGCGCCTCATCCCCACCGTCGACTACACCGACGGcatctcctccttcccgaTCCTCGTGCTCCAG GTGACACACTTCAAGTGCGGAGGCGTGGCGCTCGGCGTGGGCATGCAGCACCACGTCGCCGACGGCTTCTCCGGCCTGCACTTCATCAACGCATGGGCCGACCTCTGCCGCGGCGTCCCGATCGCCGTCATGCCGTTCATCGACCGCACCCTCGTCCGCGCGCGGgacccgccggcgccgtcccaCCCGCACGTCGAGTaccagccggcgccggccatgcTGGCCTCGGAGCCGCCGCAGGCCCTGACCGCcaagccggcgccgccgcccaccgccgtGGACATCTTCAAGCTCTCCCGCCCGGACCTCGGCCGCCTGCGGTCCCAGCTCCCCCGGGGCGAGGGCGCGCCGCGGTTCAGCACGTACGCGGTGCTCGCGGCGCACGTGTGGCGGTGCGCGTCGCTGGCGCGCGGCCTGCCCGCGGAGCAGCCCACCAAGCTGTACTGCGCCACGGAcgggcggcagcggctgcAGCCGCCGCTCCCGGAGGGCTACTTCGGCAACGTGATCTTCACGGCGACGCCGCTCGCCGAGGCCGGCAGGGTGACCGGCTCGCTggcggacggcgcggcgacgatcCAGTCGGCGCTGGACAGGATGGACAACGGCTACTGCCGGTCGGCGCTGGACTACCTGGAGCTGCAGCCGGACCTGTCGGCCCTCGTCCGCGGCGCCCACACGTTCCGGTGCCCCAACCTCGGCCTCACCAGCTGGGTCCGCCTGCCGATCCACGACGCCGACTTCGGCTGGGGCCGGCCGGTGTTCATGGGCCCCGGCGGCATCGCGTACGAGGGCCTCGCCTTCGTGCTCCCCAGCgccaacggcgacggcagcctgTCGGTGGCCATCTCGCTGCAGGCCGAGCACATGGAGAAGTTCCGCAAGCTCATCTTCGACTTCTGA